The Planococcus liqunii genome includes a region encoding these proteins:
- a CDS encoding 4-hydroxy-3-methylbut-2-enyl diphosphate reductase: MKVMKISPRGYCYGVVDAMVIAKNAAMDETLPRPIYILGMIVHNKHVTDAFEQDGIITLDGKNRLEILEKVETGTVIFTAHGVSPQVRELAKRKGLVSIDATCPDVTVTHDLIREKTAEGYQIVYIGKSGHPEPEGAIGVAPDMVHLVETVEDVNQLDLVSDKIIVTNQTTMSQWDVVDMMKRLKEKYPHSEVHKEICLATQVRQEAVATQATEADLLIVIGDPMSNNSNRLAQVSQDIAGTPAYRISDLSELNLSWLDGVETVAITAGASTPTPIVKEVMNFLDKYDPEDPATHDLARSVPLNKILPKIKHPKPSDRIEPYPVSE, from the coding sequence ATGAAAGTAATGAAGATATCTCCAAGAGGGTATTGCTATGGAGTGGTAGATGCAATGGTCATTGCAAAAAATGCGGCCATGGATGAAACTTTGCCCCGCCCTATTTATATATTAGGCATGATTGTACACAACAAACACGTAACGGATGCATTCGAACAAGACGGTATCATTACGCTGGACGGCAAAAACCGGCTGGAAATTCTGGAGAAAGTCGAAACCGGAACCGTTATTTTTACAGCACACGGTGTTTCACCGCAAGTGCGTGAACTAGCGAAACGCAAAGGTTTGGTTTCAATCGATGCGACTTGCCCGGACGTGACTGTAACCCATGATTTAATCCGCGAGAAGACAGCAGAAGGCTATCAGATCGTCTATATCGGAAAAAGCGGACACCCGGAACCGGAAGGCGCCATTGGCGTTGCTCCCGACATGGTCCACTTAGTGGAAACCGTGGAAGACGTCAACCAGCTGGATCTGGTTTCGGATAAAATCATCGTAACGAACCAGACAACGATGAGCCAGTGGGATGTTGTCGATATGATGAAGCGGCTAAAAGAAAAATACCCGCATTCAGAAGTCCATAAAGAAATCTGCCTGGCGACGCAAGTGCGCCAGGAAGCCGTGGCTACACAAGCTACGGAAGCCGATTTACTGATTGTCATCGGCGATCCGATGAGCAACAACTCAAACCGTCTGGCTCAAGTGTCACAGGACATCGCCGGAACTCCGGCCTACCGCATTTCGGATCTTTCCGAATTGAACTTGTCATGGCTTGATGGCGTTGAGACTGTGGCAATTACTGCCGGCGCTTCAACTCCGACGCCGATCGTCAAAGAAGTGATGAACTTCCTGGACAAGTACGATCCGGAAGATCCAGCTACCCATGATTTGGCGCGGAGCGTACCGCTTAATAAAATTCTTCCAAAAATCAAGCATCCGAAACCTTCGGATCGCATTGAACCTTATCCGGTCAGTGAATAA